The Thalassotalea sp. HSM 43 genome window below encodes:
- a CDS encoding TorF family putative porin codes for MKNIFKTSLLMATLGASSFMASTNVALAEVSGNAGVVSQYFFRGIMQTDTASASAGLDYEKNGFYVGTWGADVTDGLEIDFYAGYGFETESGLGLSIGATTYQYTGDFDSDYNEVNLGLSYGFVSLSYNVGVHGEDDDLGIEESDYDFASITAEYEGFYATFGTWGQDFEGDYFELGYGAEVAGFDVGVAIISNSEELDVETGEGEESMVFSLSKTF; via the coding sequence ATGAAAAATATCTTCAAAACATCGTTGCTGATGGCAACATTAGGGGCAAGTTCATTTATGGCCAGCACCAACGTTGCTTTGGCTGAAGTAAGTGGTAACGCAGGTGTTGTTTCTCAATACTTCTTCCGCGGTATTATGCAAACAGATACGGCTTCAGCAAGTGCTGGTCTTGATTACGAGAAAAATGGTTTTTATGTTGGTACTTGGGGTGCTGATGTAACTGACGGTTTAGAAATCGACTTTTACGCTGGATACGGTTTTGAAACAGAATCAGGTTTAGGCTTAAGCATTGGTGCGACTACCTACCAATATACCGGTGATTTTGACTCTGATTATAACGAAGTAAACCTAGGTTTAAGTTATGGTTTTGTGTCTTTGTCATATAACGTTGGTGTTCATGGCGAAGATGATGATTTAGGCATTGAAGAGTCAGATTATGATTTTGCCTCAATTACTGCTGAATACGAAGGTTTTTACGCGACGTTTGGTACTTGGGGCCAAGATTTCGAAGGTGATTACTTTGAACTAGGTTACGGCGCAGAAGTTGCTGGTTTTGATGTTGGTGTTGCCATCATTAGCAACTCAGAAGAATTAGATGTTGAAACCGGTGAAGGTGAAGAGTCAATGGTATTTAGTTTAAGCAAAACTTTCTAA
- a CDS encoding DUF2970 domain-containing protein — protein sequence MNEEPSKPSLGIKQVISSVAAALLGVQSDDNRKRDFSEGKFSHFAIVGGIAVTLFVLALIAIVQIVLSLT from the coding sequence ATGAATGAAGAACCATCAAAACCATCGCTCGGTATAAAACAAGTGATCAGCAGTGTCGCTGCAGCGCTACTCGGCGTGCAAAGTGATGACAATCGAAAGCGGGACTTTAGCGAAGGTAAATTTAGTCACTTCGCCATTGTTGGCGGTATTGCAGTGACGTTATTTGTATTGGCATTAATCGCTATTGTGCAAATAGTGTTGAGTCTAACCTAA